A window of Pullulanibacillus sp. KACC 23026 genomic DNA:
GAATTCGCATCATACCATTGAGACCAAATGACATCTGGTAATTGTCCTCCCGCTGCTTTCGTTCGTACCCAAGTCATATAATCTTGACTGGCAGGCAACCCTTTTATAAATTCGATTTTGACTCCTGTTTTTTTATAGTACTCGTCAGCTAATTTTTTTAATTCTGTCGCTGGTTTCTGATTGGCTTGTAGGACTGCTGTCGGGCTATAGTTACCCGCATACATAGTAATCGTGCCTTTAAATTTTCCGTTAGCAGTTGTTGAAGTGCTATTGATCCCTGAACACCCTGCGAGTGCAACAACTAAAAGAATTCCGAGGAAAACAAAAAACATTTTTTTAATCGGACTCATTCTCATTCTCTCACCTCTTAATAATTTTTAAAAAGACCGGTGTAAAAAACATAATTTTCAGTAAATAAAATCAATGAGGTATAGATCTAACCTCCAACCTGGATGGGTCAGGGTTTTCACACCAATCCTCCCAAGTAATGCCAAAGTGTAAAAGAATTTTTTCAATTCTATTCTTAAAAGGTAAACCCTCTTCTCTAAGAATGGCTTGCATAGGGTCTTCTCTGTCACCTAATTTTCCCCTCGTCCATTCAGCTAACTTTTCTTCAAATCTGGTCGTTAGGTCTGGTAATGAGTCAGCTAAGTTAATCTTTTCATTTGGATCCGACATTAAATTATATAATTCTTGTTTTGGTCGAATAAAAGGCCCTGAATCAAATGTTTTGATATACTTATATTCTTTAGTTCGAATCCCTCTAGCTGCCTGCCATGAACATTCACTGAGAAATATTTCTTTTCGATAATTTCTATGTTTCCCCTCTATTAATGGCCACAAAGATTCACCGTCGAGTCCATTAGGTATATTAAGATTTAAGGCTTCTAATATTGTTGGCATAATATCGGCATGCTGAATAAGGTCAGTCGATCTGATGTCACTTGGTATTTTTTCTGGCCAACGCATAATGACCGGCACGTGGACCGTCGCGTCATACAAACCGCAGTGATCCCAAAAAATATTATGTTCAGTTAAACTTTCGCCATGGTCACCAAATAGAATTAATAAGGTCTCTTCCTTTATTCCTAATCCTTGTAAATGTAAATCCAAATCTTTAATTAAATCATCTAAGTATCGAATTTCAGCATTGTAGAGAGCGCTTACATAATCGGCATCCGTTATTCCACCTAATAAATCATAATGATGATATTTAAAGAAGGGGTATGCCCGATGATGAAAAGCTTCTCTCATACTCATGTTTTCGGGGTCTGAAGGATTTCGTTCATTACTATAAAATGGCGAAATGTATTGTTGTGGAGGTAAATAGGGTGTATGCGGGTCCCAGTAGTGTAAAAATAAAAAGAAATCTTCGTCTTTGTGTGCTTTGATCCATGGTTTAGCTAAATTATTAATATCTTGACCATCAATCCATCTCTTTTCTCCTTTTGTATTAATATAATAATTGTAACCTCTCGCAAACCATTCTTTTAAATGATACAGATTATCTATTGCACCTGTTAGATAGCCAGATGCTCTTAGGAGATTTGGCAACCATTCGACATTTTTAGGTAAGTATTGCGAATTCGAGCCATGGGCTACAATTCCTGTGGTTAAACCTACTTTTCCTGTAAAGAGGCTCGTATGGGCAACTTCTGTAGGGATATCAGATGCGAAAGCGTTTTCAAAAATAATACCTTGTCTTGCTATTTCATCTAGATGTGGGCTAGTTGGCAAATGATAACCATAACAGCCTAAATGGTCAGCTCTCAAGGTATCTAAAGAAATTAAAATGACTTTCAACCTTTCCCCTCCCCCCTTTATGTTATATAGAAATTTTATTATTTTTGAAAAATTAAATCATTGCCGAAACAGACATGAACCTGTTCAATTTAGCCATATTTACTCCTATCCCTGTTAACCACTTCAGCCTTAAATAAATTCAAGCTCCAAGAAAGTGAAAACTGAGTACCACAGCACTCAGTTTTCTTACCAATCTTTTAATAGTTCGCTCTCCTGTTAGCATTAAAAATTTACAACGGAATAGTTTTATTCCTTAGTGTGACGTGGATATCTTCTTCGCAGTGGCGGATAAGCTCGACTAGGTTATCAACCAGTTTGTAATGGTAGATCTCTCCGTTTTCTTTGTTTGATACGGTGGCGTCACCGACGACTCCGATATTTTTGGTTTTCGCGCGATAGGTGGCGACGTCGCTTGGTACAAAGACCGAATCTCCTTCTATGAATGGGTCATGATTGAAATAACGATGACTTGTGCTGTTATTTTCAATCGCCTTAGTCATGTCGCATAGTTCTGGATGTAAATACAGCATATGGGAGGTTTCCAATCCAGCTGCGTGCCCCGGTGCACCAGGATTCGGTGCCATCAATTCGGCCCCTATGGTTCTTGCAATATAGAATGGGTCTGCAACCGCTACAAAAGAACCTGTGTGATTCCGAATTTTAACTGCTGCATTCTTTATCGGTGGCAGATTAGCTTCTCGATGCCCGTTAAGGATAATGATTTTTTCAAAACCGTGATAGACCAAACTTTGTAACATATCCACTAAGAGATTGGTCAAAGTTTCAGGTCGGAGCGTAATCGTTCCGGGATAGGCCATGTGATGCGGAGCCAGTCCAAACCAAGTGGGCGGAGCAACCAGTGTTCCTGTTTTTTCTGCTGCAGCTTCAGCAACATCCCTTGCGACAAACGTATCAGTACCAAGCGGTAAATGAAGCGCATGCTGCTCGGTGCTTCCAACAGGGATGATAATCGTCTTCTTCTCCTCTAAATAAGCTTCAACATCGGACCATTTATTGTTTTGTAACCAAACATCCTTCATACTTGGCCTCTCCTTCTCATATCTATTTTTTAGATTCTTACTTGGATTTTCTTAGAAAGACGAGTTGCTGTCTCTCTCACTAAATCAATACACTGATCAAGATCACCTTTGTTAACAAATTCACGTTCTAAGCCAGCCACACTGATTGCCGCTATGACATCTTGATCTGAAATTAGGATCGGAGAAGCAACGGCAATTGTTCCCTCATGAAGTTCCCCATAGCTTATAGCAATCCCCTTTTCCTTAACATGGAGTAATTCTTCTTGCAGTCTTTCTTTTTTTGGAATTCTAGGATACAACGAATAATCGATTTGATTTAAAATACGCTCCTGCTCTGTCAAACTTAAAAATGCCAGTAAAGTCCTAGGGCAAGCGGCCGCGTATAAAGGAGCTCTCCTGCCTACCTGAGGGTAGATCTTGATTGGATTTAAGGATTCAATTTGATCAATGTAAACCGCTTCTTCCCCATCTCGAATAACCAGCTGCACCATCAGCCCTGTCTCATTTCGAAGCCGAACCATATCGTCATGAGCTTGTTCCCGAATATTGAGCTGGTTGAGGACGATATTAGATTTACTAAGAAATGCCCAGCCCAATGAATATAACGTTTCTTTATACCTTTTATGGCTTTTGATATAGCCATATTTTTCAAGAGACTTAAGTAATCTAAACGTTGTTGTCTTAGGAAAGCCTGTTTTCTCTACCAGTTCTTCCAAGGTTAAAAAGGGATGGGCATGATTAAAACACTCTAATAACTCGAGTCCTTTTTCCACACTATTATTCTTGCTCACAAAGTCAGTCATCGTTTTTCTCCTAGACATTAATTAGGCTGATTTTTTTTGAGTCGTATGTGCATTCTTGTTCGTAGCCTTGTTAATAAAATAAATGACGACACCTGTTGCCAACCAAATGATTCCCCAAAGAATGGCTTTTGGAGTGATGTAATACATCTCAGCAAGTGTACCGATAATTGCGAGAATCGGAAATGTATTACCTAATGGAATTTTAAATGGTCTCGGCTGATCTTTTCTCTTTTGACGAAGTATAATGACTGACACATTCACCCCCAAGAAAACGACCAAAGCGGTGAAAACACCAGCTGATGAAACAAGACCTAGATTTCCTGTGAGGGTTAGTAAAATAGCAAAGATACCACAAATTAGGGTTGCTGCGCTTGGTGATTTAAACTTTGGATGAATTCCACCAAAAAAGCCCCAAAGATGACCGCTTCTCGCCATAGCCAAACCAACACGCGGTCCGCCTATTAAACAACCAATCCCAGATGTAATGGTTGCTGCAATACCAGCTGCTGCTACAAAGTTAGATGCCCAACCGGATGTTACAGCGGCCAAAGCCGATGCCAGAGGAGCACTTAATGTTGGCAGAACATTTACTGGAACAAGTGTCACGACAACCCAGCCTACCAAACTATATAAAATGACAACACTTATAATAGCCCACACCGTTGCGCGAGGAATATCCTTATAGGGCCGTTTCGCTTCTTCTGCTAGAGTCGTGATAGCATCAATATGTATTTGACCAAATGCAATCAGCGCAGCGGCTGCCATTAAACCACCAACTCCATTCGGTAAAAATGGGTGTTGATGGATGGGCATAGGAAGTTTAGGATGCATAATCCCAATAACAATAAAAATGAGCAGTGCCAAAACCTTGAAAAAAACAAGAATATTAATGACATTTTTGGATAAGGAAATGCCTAAATACAACATGGCTACTGTTAATATCCCAATAATCACAGCCCAAGATGTCGTAGATAGTCCTGGTGCAAAATAACGGGCATAGAGACCAAATCCCAACCAAACCGCTGCCCCAACCGCCACATACTGCGTCATCATAGTCCAACCAATAATAGCCCCTACAAAATCTCCTGCCTTTTTCCCGAGCTCCGAGAATGCCTGTCTGCAATAGACGTAACTCGCCCCCGCCTGAGGAAACATCGATGATAGTTCGGCGTAAGACAAAGCTGTAAAAATGGCAATGATTCCCGCAATAATAAAACTGACAAACAAGCCGGCACCAGCTGGTTTAGCCGCAACACCTGTTACAACAAAAATCCCCGTCCCAATGAGCGCAGCCACTCCCATTGAATAAAGATCCCTAAAAGTTAGCGTACTCGCTAACTTTTGATCCTGCTTCTCCATTTCAAGCCCCCTCTATTCCATTATGCGGAATTAAAATTCCAAAATTAAAACTATAAACTAATATTAGAATTATAAAAATTAAATGTCAATTTTTAAAAAAAGAACAATTGACCATCCCAAATTCCACTTTGTACCCAAAACGTTTTGTGTTTTACTTTTGTGACGAAACGAACTACATCGATTGTTAATGGTGTCTTGTATATAAGAAATGACAAAGGAAATAAT
This region includes:
- a CDS encoding sulfatase; translation: MKVILISLDTLRADHLGCYGYHLPTSPHLDEIARQGIIFENAFASDIPTEVAHTSLFTGKVGLTTGIVAHGSNSQYLPKNVEWLPNLLRASGYLTGAIDNLYHLKEWFARGYNYYINTKGEKRWIDGQDINNLAKPWIKAHKDEDFFLFLHYWDPHTPYLPPQQYISPFYSNERNPSDPENMSMREAFHHRAYPFFKYHHYDLLGGITDADYVSALYNAEIRYLDDLIKDLDLHLQGLGIKEETLLILFGDHGESLTEHNIFWDHCGLYDATVHVPVIMRWPEKIPSDIRSTDLIQHADIMPTILEALNLNIPNGLDGESLWPLIEGKHRNYRKEIFLSECSWQAARGIRTKEYKYIKTFDSGPFIRPKQELYNLMSDPNEKINLADSLPDLTTRFEEKLAEWTRGKLGDREDPMQAILREEGLPFKNRIEKILLHFGITWEDWCENPDPSRLEVRSIPH
- a CDS encoding creatininase family protein, giving the protein MKDVWLQNNKWSDVEAYLEEKKTIIIPVGSTEQHALHLPLGTDTFVARDVAEAAAEKTGTLVAPPTWFGLAPHHMAYPGTITLRPETLTNLLVDMLQSLVYHGFEKIIILNGHREANLPPIKNAAVKIRNHTGSFVAVADPFYIARTIGAELMAPNPGAPGHAAGLETSHMLYLHPELCDMTKAIENNSTSHRYFNHDPFIEGDSVFVPSDVATYRAKTKNIGVVGDATVSNKENGEIYHYKLVDNLVELIRHCEEDIHVTLRNKTIPL
- a CDS encoding IclR family transcriptional regulator is translated as MTDFVSKNNSVEKGLELLECFNHAHPFLTLEELVEKTGFPKTTTFRLLKSLEKYGYIKSHKRYKETLYSLGWAFLSKSNIVLNQLNIREQAHDDMVRLRNETGLMVQLVIRDGEEAVYIDQIESLNPIKIYPQVGRRAPLYAAACPRTLLAFLSLTEQERILNQIDYSLYPRIPKKERLQEELLHVKEKGIAISYGELHEGTIAVASPILISDQDVIAAISVAGLEREFVNKGDLDQCIDLVRETATRLSKKIQVRI
- a CDS encoding APC family permease, with the translated sequence MEKQDQKLASTLTFRDLYSMGVAALIGTGIFVVTGVAAKPAGAGLFVSFIIAGIIAIFTALSYAELSSMFPQAGASYVYCRQAFSELGKKAGDFVGAIIGWTMMTQYVAVGAAVWLGFGLYARYFAPGLSTTSWAVIIGILTVAMLYLGISLSKNVINILVFFKVLALLIFIVIGIMHPKLPMPIHQHPFLPNGVGGLMAAAALIAFGQIHIDAITTLAEEAKRPYKDIPRATVWAIISVVILYSLVGWVVVTLVPVNVLPTLSAPLASALAAVTSGWASNFVAAAGIAATITSGIGCLIGGPRVGLAMARSGHLWGFFGGIHPKFKSPSAATLICGIFAILLTLTGNLGLVSSAGVFTALVVFLGVNVSVIILRQKRKDQPRPFKIPLGNTFPILAIIGTLAEMYYITPKAILWGIIWLATGVVIYFINKATNKNAHTTQKKSA